The genomic segment ATTCCTTAACTATCATATCATGAAACCAATGGATAAGTTATAAAACTGATAAATAAGAAAGAGCACATTAGTATATTATTTAGAACTATTATGGCAATCAccagaaacaaaacaataaaaactgaAAGTGGTACCACTTCAGGGTAAAGCTaagggtaaaaataaattttatatgttttttgctatcttaaatatgtatatgtattaatTAAATTTACTAAAATTTAAGATTAATTAACACAAATAGACATACTATGAACTTGGTTGTATTAGCTAGTCACTTTAATTAATCATTTGAAGATATGGGTTGAATTAGAGCTGGTGATTCAGGAAGTAAATGATTTTTCATTTAGGATCTTTTGTTTGTGAGCAGCAAATATCATCTTTGACTGACTTGAGCAAAAGGAGGAAAAAACCAATATTTCTAGAAGACTGTAGATTTTAGATGGGCTCAAAGATTCTGTGGAGGAATGGAGGGATTCCAAGTAGGTCATTCTCTGCTCCAGCAGCAAGAACTTAACGGCCATGTTGTCAGGGTGTTAGCTTCCTGAAATGAGCAAATTGCAACCATTTTATTCTGTCACAGTAGACTTTtacttcaactttttttttttttttctcttttcaggagAAAGATTCAGATTGACTTGGTTTAATTTATACTctcagccctgaatctcagaagacaTTTTTCTGTTCACTCTTCCATCAACACTTACCATAATGGATTCTATTGAGCCCCAATACAAGTGACTTTCATCACTAATGTCTGATAGAAAAATAATCCCAAAGGAATTGAAATGTTACTTGTAATTTACATTACTATCTGATTGATATTTAGGCATTGTAAATTATCTGGCTTAATAGTTAAAAGAAATCTGATCATATAACAATTAGGTTTATTTTACAACAAatcaaaaagaaagcaaagaaacaaccagatgtcagaaaaatatattaatatttaaccaAAAAAAATAGTGTCAGCTAATTGTTTATCAAGTAGTCTCAATTTTTGACTGCCTCCCTTTCTtatcaataaaaggaacagatTAAGTTACAAATCCTTTTCATTTTAACTACTATGAGCACTTAATTTAAGACATTTTCTACTTGACACAGAATTCAAATGAAATACTTCAGTGGTTATTTTTAAATAGTCATAGCAAGCATTGCCTTTCATTATGTAGATTATACATGTGACGCTTGATTATCACAGATTAGATAAAGCCCCAATTCACTGCATGGCTGACAATCAGTTCAATGTTTGAGAATCACAAACCTTACTTTTATTAATCTCATTAACTCATCAGggccagaaaatagaagaagaaaaaaaaaataccaaaaccaCAAAAACTGGAAAACATCTTAGAAGAATAACCTCTCTGGTTATTATATgtagaaatatattaaaagttaGCATTGCTCCCACTTAAGTCCcaatttggtatatttttatttgcaaagTATGATGAAATTAATGTGGCTTGTGTGACACAGGACAGTCTCCTGATATGATGGTGTGAGACTTAGTCAAAATAAAGGGAGAaccaaaaaaatggaaagattccAGATATAGTGATTAAATTTAGTTCTGTTTTAGTCTGGCTAGCTTGCCAATTCCTTGAAATTTGGTATAGAAAAATCAATGcttctcagtttttattttcttttcagaaggCTATACTAGAAATTTCTAGAATGTCCAGTCATACTAGTTGTAGTGAGTAGAGGTTGGATAACTCTGACAATAAGGAAAACAGCACTTAACTGATTATCTCTGTTTTAGGAACTGAAAGGTAAATCTTGTCCCTTTTAAATAAATGTCTAGTGTCTTGATAATTGATTCTACATGTGGTTAGAGCAGTTCATTCCCTTCATATTCAGAATGGTAGCATCTGgcaaaagacaatttttaaagagcaaaagacaatttttaaagagCAAAAGACAATTTCAAAATTCACAAATCAATTTTTGTTGTCTTTGGCTATTACAGATTTACTTCAGTCTCCCTCTctacttccttctctctctctctctcacacacacacacacacacacacacatacacacaagacAGAGTTTTACTCCTCGTAAGACCTgttctgcatatttttaaaaagttcttccaAGTGTACATACTTTGTGCACTAACATCTAAGAGAAAAGAATTGAGTTTAGGAAGCAACAACAGCTTTTCTATGGGAAACATAATACctggaaagaaaagggagaataTAGCCAATTTTGAAAATTCACTTGAATTGGAAGAAACAGTGGGTGAAGGTGTTACTGTTCCcactgtcttttcttctcccatactccttttcttctttccttcctacacatcccctttcttttcctcctttccctaTCTCATCCTCCTAGTCTTCtccactttctcttttcctcaatattactctttcatttttctttttttcctctgtcttcttctcttcttccttctcctgtttgcttttctccctctctctctctcagctgccCTTCTATGCCCCATTTATCCTACCCCTTTTGATCATTCTCCTTTTTCCTAACTAACCtccagtcttttctttctttatttctaagaagaaaaatctctaaGATTAGAGTCATCTAATTAATCACATGTTTAGTATGATAttttctgtgaattttaaatGTGTGATTCTGAGAGCTGtctttgttccttctttttctttttaaatagacaTTGCGTGATTAATGCATATATTAATATGTCACAGGCAGAACACTAATGATGGaggttaaaaacaaaatgaaatgggaaTTCAGATCATCCCAACATCTAAGCCTTTCAAGCTTTTTCTTACAATATTTTCATTATAGTGTTTCTACATATGTTTTTGGCACAAAATCCTTACGTTTGAAGTTAGTTATTTCATAAAGCTTATCCCTTGTGTCTAGATGtgtttgcttaattttttttcttagctcCAGGCAACTGCTTTATTTTCTGAGGCATAATATTGCTTTCTCTTTACTACTTTTTCTTGCagctttttataaatatatagtcTAATATTATactgtttctaaatttttataaatttaacattttcttactAATGCACACACATATTCTCTAATCTTCCTCTACAGACTAAAACAAATCTGTTATAAAGAACAGAAAACCTCTAAATCCCAGAACTCTTTCTTTTCAGCAGATGTTCTAAAATGATAGAATGTGTTAAAACACATGTTAGAAACTTTCAAAAATCACCTTACCTAAAGTATTAATATTGCCTATGAAAAAGGCAATATGCCAGAGAGAAGGGACCTGATTAAGATCATTCCATTAGTGTGCAGAATTGCCAGGACCTAAACATTGATTTTGACTCTTCATCAATGTTCACCATCATTTCTAGCTCAGCGCTTCTTTTTAAACAGCAGAGTCATATTCTCAGCTCAGCTCTGGAATGCCAGCAATTGCCGTATATTCAGTCGACTGACTTGCTCAACATATGTTTCAATGTCCTCCTGGTGATCTTCTTTTACAGTAGAGACTGGGGTACTGGAAACTGAATGTCCTGGgtttgtagcaaatattccagTTTAGATTTATATTTTGCCAATCAGATTTGCCCAGATATTTGGTTTTGGAGGTGAGTTTAATGGAGAAAGAGGCAGGAGTCCATGAGGCATATGTTTTACTAGTGCAAATCTCACAGTAAACTGGAGCTGACAGTTCTGACAGTTAATTTTCTGATCTTGTCAGCACAACTGTTCTGTTCTTGGAGCTCAACCATGTGACAGTGTCTCCCAGTATAGAGGCCCCTGATTTTAATGAAAAATCACTTTCACTGGAAGCATAGTTCAGTAATGTTATTCTAGGATTTGTACCTAGAGGCCCAGACTAGGACACATTTTTCCAGACCTTTCAACAATTTTATGAGCAACTCACTCTCCTTAACATTGCATGAGATATTCACATCATCTTTAACTGCAACCTGCTTGAAAGTTTTTGGTACCAGAATTGGTTGTAGGCCATGGATCTTTTTGGTCTGGAATATTGGACCAAGACCTAATATCTGACTTAATTTTGTTCTAATGTAGTAAGGATCTAGTTATCATTGGAAGTTGGGGCATAGTTAATCTGTGGTACCCTGTGGCAAAAATTACTAAGGCTATCACCCATGGTCACTTCAAATAAAGTGACTATTTAAAGACTTTGGTAGACCAAGTGGCAACTTCCATATTTCTGAGTTAAATATCTGCTTCTCAGTATCCTGGAGTACTTATGAAAGAGAGCAACAGGCATAGAGTTAAATTGACCCCAGGCATAATCCAAAAAGGAGATAATTTCTATAACTTCTTTATAAGTAACTCTATTGAAGCCCCATAGCTCACATATCTAAAATCAGATGCACATTTTTTTTTGATTGATGAATCACCTCATATGTTGAATTAATAGTAGTGTCAAGGATGCTATATAAAGGTTAGGTCATTGATTAGGAAAAAGTAGGATGTTTCAAATCAGAAAGGTTTGGATAATTCTAAATGCTTGGTATTCTGAAATGCCTCTGTGAATCTCCAATGGTAGAAAAAACAGACATATGTGAGTATGTTCCTGCTCTCTTTGGAGATTCTGTTACAATTGCATGAGGTAGTTACTTTGCAAGAAATATCAATTATTGTTATAGTGTACCTTTCCTAGCAGTTATATCTCATTACTGGATGCAGATTCCTCCATGTTCCATGGGGTCAAAATGAAGTCAAATCCAGAACGAAAAGGGTAACAGTGCCATagaatttcaatatttttctaatttatcttAGTGACCTTAGGAATATCTGTGGGAATGAATGCCTGAGGAGTTTCTTTcactaaggcattgagaacacaTAATGGAAGGAAGTACTTCAACATCTCAACCTCATTGAAAGGTCTGTAGTGGCAGTAGCAAAGGTGGGGGGTGGGCGGTGTGCCTCTTTTGAATTAGAGTCCCTAATTTTAATGAAGATGCTGTGGTACTGGTATGGAAGAAGCCCATATTTAATTTCCAAAGGAAAGTTATGAATGGTTGCCCTTGAATGCAATAAAACCAAAGTAGTAATCAAAATGGCTCCCTGTTCATGGGGTATATATGGACAGTATTCTAAGATCCTTTTTGATCTATGTAACTGAATGAATTCTAAATCTCATGTATCCAGTTCTAGTATGAGGCATGATGATGGAAAGCCTTTGCATTTCACCTAATCCCCAGACTTCAATCACGTGATGGGCACCTTATACTTTGGAGAGGCCAAATACTTTTGAAGGAAGACCCTGAGGCCACCTCACAAGTATACACAGTAAACTTCCTCTTGATTGTTCTTAATGTCTCTGGTGTCCAGTCAAGAAAATGGCTTTGTTTTCTGGAAAGGGACATATCTAGAACATTCTGAAAGGTGAATAGACACTGACTTTAATTAACACTCATCCTTGGTTTTTCAGAAAGCCAATGAGAGACAacagtgtaattttttttgtggGCAGGGGTTGAGGCATTGGTTTAGGTGATTAATTTTTGGCTaaagatgatttaaaaattagtatGGTGTTTCCATGAACTCATTCTTTGTTAATTTCATGTAATAAGTTCACAATAATTTCTTGTTGGCAACAAATCACAATAACCTGCACAACCCTAACCTCTGTCCCAATATTAGCAGACTATTTTTAGATGATGTATTATCCAGttaattttctaaataaactACACGGTCACCTCCTCATTCCTTGCAGACtctgaagaaaatgtaaaatatgaagaGATAACTATACTCAAATGGCAGTGTTGTATTTCCAAAAATAATGatggtatatatatgtgtgtatttgtacaCATATTCAAATACACATACTCATATCCATCCATACATATACATAgccatctatcatctatatacatagccatctatcatctatatatctatctgaACATcatatatatggaaataaaattaagattttatACTAAAAGGCAgtctttatattgtttttaatgtagAAATGCTTTAATAACAGAAATATTAAGGTAAAAAATTATGAGTAAAAGGGCACAATTGGACAATAAGTTTGACGTACCAAGGGTATTGAAATGTGAAGAGAGATACTTATTAATGTCTTATAtttagaataaattttattttattttattttatttttttttcttttctgaaggaATGtatttccaataaaactttaaaacttattgacatttaaattacaaaccaaacattGGCAACCATAGACAGACATGTTTGCTATGTACAAACTACCACTGTAAGGTTATACTTTCAAATACAACTTCAGAATTAGTTGCAGATAAACCAACATATTTTCTCAGAAACAGTATCATTTCCTCCAGCATACAATCCATGAAATGAAGTTGATAATGTTAAATAATTTACCATTTTCCTGAAAGCAAGCTATAGAAAATGCAGTAGTTATTATGACTGTACAAGGCTCTGATGATTCAATTCAGGAGTTtttaagattatataaatatacatatatattaaaaatacagttAGTTGAGTTGTAATATCCATAAAAAGAACAGTTCTGCCAGAGTTCACAGATAAATCCACTCATTTTGCTTCTCCAATCTCCCACCAAGCAGCTTTCAGGTTAGAAATGGAAGACGGAAAAATCATACATTCTACATGAAATCACGAAGACATTGTGAAATAGCCTgcagaaaataagcaaaaaatatcCATTCGCCAAAATCATATATTAATAGTATATCAAGATAAGCATCTCGGTGTTCTCTTAAAGTCTCGCAGACTCAGATCTGAGGTCTTTCGCTGCAACAAGGAAAGTGGTCTTCGGTCCGAAAAAGAACGGGTGGTTCATACCCGGTCTGCTGTTGCCTCGTGGACGATGCCTTGTTAAAGAAGGTGGGCACGCTAATTGTTTGCAAGAATTTTTTAAACGTAATGGGGAAAGTCCCCAGTTCAGCTTCTGCCTTTGTGACCTGTTCCTCCATTCGAGCCACGCTGCTCCCGATCATTTTCACGAAGGCCTCAAGTGTGTCGATCTTGCTGTAGATCTGCCTCATCTTGGTGGCTTTCGCGTAAATGCGGGGTACACCTTCACTGACCACGTGGGAGGAGTCGCCGCGAATCATATCCAACATGCCCACGAATTCGTCCACTTTGGTGAGCAGGTCTTCAAGACTCTCCTCCAAGGCCTCGACCTCGGGCCGGCCCCCGGCGCGGGCTCCGGGCAGCAGGCAGGCGGCGTATTCCGCGGCAGCGCGGCGCAGCAGGGGCAGGTCGCGGCCGGGCGCGCCGTCCTCCGCGCCCTCGTCCTCCCACGGCCCCGAGGCGCTGCTGTGGCTCTGCGACACGTTGCCGCTGTCCCCGCTCCACGCGGCTCCCTGGGGCTCGGGCTCATCCTCAGGCCCGGCCCCCGGGGACCCACGACTGGCGGCGACACGCTCCATGACCCACAGCGGCCCGCGCCCCACAGCctagaataaattttaaacacGTGTTTGCATGTGTCGTttgtttatataaattgaataatTTAGGCATGTGTAACTTTCATCACATAGTTATGAACTACAAAAATGTGCTGATTATATTGGCATAGAAACTTGGAATTAATGaggttttaaaacaataaaatcaaaatatacCATGAAGTTTCTGATTATTTGATTTGCTTTAATTATTGGGGACTCGCCATAAGTAACACATGATTTTTGATAAATTATCTTTTAGAAAAGCAAAGTAGGCAAATTCTGGTAAgtattgtgagccaataaatactTTTGTGAATaatttttggttattttcatagCATATCAGAAAATTGGGATATTACATATCACATGTTAATAGGACTTTTGAAGACACTTGTTTTAGTTAGAGTATCCCATCagtagaatatttgtcctttctaaAACCTGATTTCAATTGATGAACGATTGGTCAATTCAAATGACTCAGTCTGAAAAAGAACTCTTCAGTTGAGCAGGTGTGTAAATCATTTAGACATGGTAAATGTCTAATTAACTATATTTTACATGTATCAATTCTTATTTCAATTGTGAAAAGTAtagtaaataagataaataaaatattttaataaattcaaatgctttttttttctattactattGAACTTTTTTCATAAAACTGCCACCTGTGACCTACCATCTTCTGGCAAATTcctaattttgtttaatttctaatTCTCAGATTTAAAttcaaacaacagaaaaaggGATGGATGTAGAGGGATGACCCAGCTTCTTGAGGTTTTGTTTGAAGTtctctctttaaatttttaaaatattaccaattaatttttaaataaaatatacataacacaaaaataattttaacttttaagtGGGTAATTTTTGACATTAAATACATTGACAATTCTGTGTAACTTTGACCATTATCTCTTTTCAGactattttcattatcccaaatcAATCTCAGTTAGGAATAATTACTCaatctccccttttcccctgccCAGAAAcaattattctgttttctgtctctatgaatttgcttattataaacaCTTCATATCagaaaaatatacaatatttgtttttttgtgtgtgtctgacATTTCATTCAAGATCATACTGTTAAAGTTCAGTCATATTGTAGCATATAGCAGGACTTCGTATCTTTTTATGGcaatattatgaataatattgcattaCATGGTTATACTACATTGTATCCAGTGATCTGTTGATAGAAACATGAGTTGCTTCCAGTTTtaagctattgtgaataatgtgatGAACAGAGATGTAGAAATATCTGTCTGACAGGGGCTATGCCTAGAagggaattgccaggtcatatgataattctatgtttaagttTCTGAGGACcaatcaaactgttttccacatagGCTATACCATttcatattcccaccaacaaagtATGCACATTACTCTTTCTCTATATACTTACCAACATTTGCCACTTTTAGTTTTTTGTTAAAATAATATCcttcctagtgggtgtgaagtattACCTCATTGTAGTTGtattataatttgcattttttaatgactTATGAGGTTGAATATTATTTTCCCATCTATTTAATGGTCATTTGACCATATTCTtaagacaaatatttattcaaatccTTGCACTATTTTTTGactgggttgtttgtgttttttcgtTTAGTGGtaattccttaaatattttggaaagtcaagtcctctatttccttattggtatgtttagatgttctatcaattTTCAAAAGTGGTGTTTTGAAATTCCATCTGTTATTGTagaattatctatttcttctttcaattctcTCAATTTTGTTCATATAATTTTGGAATCTGTTGTGAAGTGCATGTAAGTTTATAATCAACATATCTTCTTATACATTGAAGtctttatcaatatgtatttttcttttcatttgtaatcttttttaaatttaatatgtaGTTTTTCTGGCAATGGTGTAATtactccatctctctctcttttttccttgacttctttttatttttggagcTCCCTGATGGATTATTTCATAGTAGCTTCTGATTagatgtactttttaaaaataattctctatttatttttatttatttacttttatattgtctttttcttaaagatacatagatcccagaaaatgtcacattaaaaaatataagaagttcttatataccccactccccaccccatccccactcctcctgcatcaacaacctctttcatctgtgtgacacattcaatgcatttggtgaatatatttttggagcactgctacacagcatgaattacagtttacactgtagtttatactctcctctAGCccaatcagtgggttatggcagggtatatgaGGTCTGGCATCTGTCTcttcaatatcattcaggaaaactccgagtcccaaaaatgcccccatatcacacctcttcttctgtctccttgcCCTCatcaactcccatggccactgtctccacatcaatgatagaattaatttcattgctagagtcacaataattctacagtagaacaccagtaagttcactctaatccatatttcattcctccatcctgaggaccctgggatggcggtgtccactctacctctaaatcaaaagggggcttatatctcacatggctgatggatggaattctcctgcttgcaattgtagactctctgggttcctgggtgtggtggttgaccatccttacctcacTGTtacctgacctgtgtaagtccaacaaatcggagaataggtattgcaactGCTAAGGCTTAGGGCAcaaatggcacatggacagttcagagattcaagtatcctgagcatacaccaaccccagtgccaatcacaggtatAGTAAATGTGGCAGAAGAagcatatgtagagaagtcacatttgagtccagttctatcacactcaggagcacaaataccAAAGTAGCACCCTtgggcaaggtactgaactccagagccatctgccatgaccgtaggacctaggtgtctctgtagccctcagaagcaccaatacctagtgttgtatctactttgtctgtctctgggatcctgctgagatatgcataagcatgactgctctgatgacctcccaactcattgttgaagtcttttagccatataaactcatttgtctttaccatttccccctttttttcaaggtgctttcagagttgcatcaccagctggtgcttggtagtaattccttggtgccagggaggctcatcccatgctggggggaaggtaatgcatttacagctTGAGTTTGtcttggagagtggccacatttgagcaacatgtaggCTCCCAAGAGGTAA from the Dasypus novemcinctus isolate mDasNov1 chromosome 1, mDasNov1.1.hap2, whole genome shotgun sequence genome contains:
- the LOC131279669 gene encoding biogenesis of lysosome-related organelles complex 1 subunit 4-like, with product MERVAASRGSPGAGPEDEPEPQGAAWSGDSGNVSQSHSSASGPWEDEGAEDGAPGRDLPLLRRAAAEYAACLLPGARAGGRPEVEALEESLEDLLTKVDEFVGMLDMIRGDSSHVVSEGVPRIYAKATKMRQIYSKIDTLEAFVKMIGSSVARMEEQVTKAEAELGTFPITFKKFLQTISVPTFFNKASSTRQQQTGYEPPVLFRTEDHFPCCSERPQI